AGAAATGAGTTTCCAAAACATGTTGGATTGGTGCTGCAAGCTTATTTACGAAGAACAGAAAGCGACCTGGTTGCATTAAACGACTTAAACAACGAGAAATTCCCAATCAGTTTCAGGCTATGTAAGGGTATTTATGTTGAACCCGAAAACATAGCTTTTAAGAAGTACGACGAAGTAAGACAACATTTTTTGGCCGATTTGAAGTACATGTTTGATAACAAAATGTATGTAGGTATTGCCACACACGACAAGTACCTGGTTGAAGAATCGTTAAAAATGATACGGGAAATGAATATTCCGAAAAACATGTACGAATTTCAGATGCTTTATGGTGTAACGCCTGAATTGCGACAATCGATTGTTGATGAGGGACACCTGATGCGCGTATATGTGCCATTTGGCGAAAAATGGTTCAATTATTCAACCCGAAGATTAAAAGAAAATCCGAAAATGGCTCAACATATAATTAAGGCACTTTTTATAAGGGGTTAATTTTAGGAGTTAAACACAAAAGGATGGCTAAGCCATCCTTTTTTTATGCTTTTAATCGGTGTAAACAAGCACCTCATCCAGTCCTCTTTTGGGCACATGGTGTACGTCTTTCTCATCGCGCCAGTATTTTATATTACCATTATTTACCGGATCGATAACTACCTGCTCGGCAGGTTTCCCCAATGCAATGATCCATAACAATTCCTGCTTTTCGGCAAGACCCAAAAGCCGCGATACTTTTGCCTTGTTTACCGACCCAATCATGCAACCACCAAAACCCTCTTCGGTAGCTCCCAGTAAAATACTCTGCATGGCAATACCATCGTCGCAATAATGGTTATCCGCTATTTGCCGATCTTTTATTACCGCCACATAGGCTACCGGCCTTTCTCCTTCTACCGGGCCTTTCCAATCGGATAAATAACCTGCCCACCCCAGAAAAGGAAATATTTTAGCACACATTTCGGGGTTTGTAATAATAGCATATTTTAATGGTTGTGCATTTCGTGCACTTGCCGAAAGATTCGCCAGCTCAATCCATTTGCCAATAGTTGCTGCTGAAATTTTTTCTGATTCATCAAAACGACGATAACTTCTATTTCGGATAATAAGTTCTTTTATCATGATTTGTTGTTGATTTTAAATCAAAAATAAAAGAAAAAAGGATAAGAAGTGAGGCTAAAAAGAATTGCTGACCAAACTTAACCACTAGAAAAAAGTAACCTCCCCCTACCCTTTTCCTCTAAAACGGGTTTTGTACAAGCCTATTGTTTTTTTGAGCTTAATAAATGTTAAATGCTGAAAACATGTTGAAAGAACACAAAGTAATAGGATTCAGCTTATGCAAAATATTATTAGTTTTGTAGAACAGAACAGAATGGGGTTCTACAATTAAACTAACACCATGAGCGAAATTAAATTTACCATTGAAAAGAACTCAAACGTTCTAAAATTTCAGCAACTCGTTGACGCCATCCTCGATTCGATTAGCCAAAATCAACTAAAAGAGGGAGATATGCTGCCTTCGGTAAACCAGATAATGAAGGATTGCCAGCTCTCGAGAGATACCGTGTTTAAAGCTTATGCCGAACTAAAAAAACGCGGAGTTGTTGAATCGGTGCCCAACCGCGGCTATTTTGTGACCCGTAAAATCACCAAAATTTTTCTTTTCCTCGATACGTTTAAAGCCTATAAAGAGGTGTTGTACCACTCTATTTTAAACCACTTACCCAATAACATAAGCGTCGATCTTCATTTTCATCATTACAATATCGATCTTTTTGAAAAAATTATTTCGGAAAGTGTGGGGCGGTACAGCAAATACATTGTAATGAATTTTGACCATAAACGAGTGAAAAAAGTAATCGACACTATTCCCGAGCAACAGTTGCTTATTATCGACTGGAAAATAAATGGAGAAGGCAAGTCATGCGTCTATCAGAGTTTTGGAGAAGCACTTTATTGTTGCCTGGAAAAAAATAAAGCAGCCATAGCAAAGTATAAAAGGGTAACTTTCTTCTATCCATCGTTTACCTATCATCCCCGCGAGTCGGTGGAGCACTTCAAACGGTTCTGCCAGGATAATAAAATAAACCACAAGGTAATTTCAAGCTACGATGAATTTGACTTGCAGGAA
Above is a genomic segment from uncultured Draconibacterium sp. containing:
- a CDS encoding proline dehydrogenase family protein, whose amino-acid sequence is MPKKLVWVFSKRYIAGETMEEGLLASKLLNEKGIEVTVDILGEFITTLDEAEKNRNEYLEVIERFTTEHVKGNFSVKPTMFGLLIDKEVCYSHLRDVVQLATKKDSFIRIDMEDSQCVDMELDIFRRLRNEFPKHVGLVLQAYLRRTESDLVALNDLNNEKFPISFRLCKGIYVEPENIAFKKYDEVRQHFLADLKYMFDNKMYVGIATHDKYLVEESLKMIREMNIPKNMYEFQMLYGVTPELRQSIVDEGHLMRVYVPFGEKWFNYSTRRLKENPKMAQHIIKALFIRG
- a CDS encoding nitroreductase family protein, with the protein product MIKELIIRNRSYRRFDESEKISAATIGKWIELANLSASARNAQPLKYAIITNPEMCAKIFPFLGWAGYLSDWKGPVEGERPVAYVAVIKDRQIADNHYCDDGIAMQSILLGATEEGFGGCMIGSVNKAKVSRLLGLAEKQELLWIIALGKPAEQVVIDPVNNGNIKYWRDEKDVHHVPKRGLDEVLVYTD
- a CDS encoding GntR family transcriptional regulator; translation: MSEIKFTIEKNSNVLKFQQLVDAILDSISQNQLKEGDMLPSVNQIMKDCQLSRDTVFKAYAELKKRGVVESVPNRGYFVTRKITKIFLFLDTFKAYKEVLYHSILNHLPNNISVDLHFHHYNIDLFEKIISESVGRYSKYIVMNFDHKRVKKVIDTIPEQQLLIIDWKINGEGKSCVYQSFGEALYCCLEKNKAAIAKYKRVTFFYPSFTYHPRESVEHFKRFCQDNKINHKVISSYDEFDLQEGDLYFLVSDRTLAKFLDRCAEKGYEPGKEVGVISYNETPMKKYVKNGISVISTDFELMGKKAAEFILDDQTMNFEVPTCLKLRSSL